A region from the Prevotella melaninogenica genome encodes:
- a CDS encoding HAD-IA family hydrolase — protein sequence MSVKSKLQNLSFRTGAIVLMMCIPFYFLSFVQVFFPVSTAMKGILFTVFFGLAKSFQYGGIAILGTEGYKRVKGYFKRKKHVKGDMQEVGNDENPRYCPDLFSNPKILSGIRLVIFDFDGTLGDSQKLITDTMLATIEKLNLPKRSREECARTIGLPLKKCFTSIIPMTDEQAEECVKVYSDIFNVKNVPGAVKPFSGVIGMLQRLSSQGVAMSIASSRSHHSLALLVEDLGLSKYITYLIGADDVVNKKPAAEAVLATLAHFDVKAHETLVVGDTEFDILMGRNAGTHTCGVTYGNGSRESLEAVEAEWIVC from the coding sequence ATGTCAGTTAAAAGTAAACTCCAAAATCTATCTTTTCGTACAGGTGCCATCGTACTCATGATGTGCATTCCTTTTTATTTCCTTTCTTTCGTGCAAGTTTTTTTTCCTGTGTCAACAGCGATGAAAGGCATACTGTTCACTGTTTTCTTCGGACTGGCAAAGAGTTTCCAGTATGGCGGTATTGCTATCCTTGGTACGGAAGGCTACAAGCGAGTGAAGGGTTATTTTAAACGTAAAAAACATGTGAAGGGTGATATGCAGGAGGTCGGTAACGACGAAAATCCTCGTTATTGTCCTGATCTTTTCTCTAACCCGAAGATTCTTTCCGGTATTCGTCTTGTCATTTTCGACTTTGATGGGACACTTGGCGACTCTCAAAAGTTGATTACTGACACGATGCTTGCAACGATAGAGAAGTTGAATCTCCCAAAGCGAAGTCGTGAGGAATGTGCTCGAACGATAGGTTTACCTCTAAAGAAATGCTTCACGTCTATTATCCCGATGACTGACGAGCAGGCTGAGGAATGCGTCAAGGTGTATAGCGACATCTTTAATGTGAAGAATGTTCCAGGTGCTGTTAAGCCTTTCTCTGGTGTCATTGGAATGCTTCAACGCCTCTCATCACAAGGTGTTGCGATGTCAATAGCAAGTAGTCGCAGTCATCACTCTCTTGCCTTGCTTGTAGAGGATTTGGGACTATCGAAGTATATTACATATCTGATTGGTGCAGACGATGTTGTTAATAAGAAACCAGCAGCCGAAGCAGTACTTGCCACCTTGGCTCATTTTGATGTCAAAGCTCACGAAACCCTTGTTGTTGGTGATACTGAGTTTGATATTCTCATGGGGCGAAATGCTGGTACACATACCTGTGGAGTTACCTATGGTAATGGTAGCAGAGAGAGTTTAGAAGCAGTAGAAGCGGAATGGATAGTTTGTTAA